A section of the Arcobacter sp. LA11 genome encodes:
- a CDS encoding paraquat-inducible protein A — translation MNNIIECYHCGLFVEKEETLKKQKLKCPRCSGKLTHKDNHSLDSLYYAISALLLFILLNIYPLITLNINGKELSTTLFHTFLILLEQDFIFVALLLFFTIIIAPVLNSIVIVFAFIQNSMKRKLFPKRALHDSFHFFKAWGFIEVFIVSIIVTYIKLIGMISSTRFDIGFYIMLAYVFMFYMSNKKFNIKSVLK, via the coding sequence ATGAATAATATCATAGAGTGCTACCATTGTGGGCTTTTTGTAGAAAAAGAAGAGACTTTAAAAAAACAAAAACTAAAATGCCCTAGATGTAGTGGAAAATTAACTCATAAAGATAATCATAGTTTAGATTCTTTGTATTATGCAATTTCTGCACTTTTACTTTTCATTTTATTAAATATCTATCCTTTGATAACTTTAAATATAAATGGAAAAGAGTTAAGTACAACTCTGTTTCACACGTTTTTGATTTTATTAGAACAAGATTTTATTTTTGTAGCCTTGCTTCTATTTTTTACAATTATTATTGCTCCTGTTCTAAACTCTATTGTTATAGTTTTTGCTTTTATTCAAAATTCTATGAAAAGAAAGCTTTTCCCTAAAAGAGCACTTCATGATAGTTTCCATTTTTTCAAAGCTTGGGGTTTTATAGAAGTTTTTATTGTTAGTATCATAGTTACATATATAAAACTTATAGGGATGATTTCTTCTACAAGGTTTGATATTGGATTTTATATTATGCTAGCGTATGTTTTTATGTTTTATATGTCAAATAAAAAGTTTAATATAAAAAGTGTTTTGAAGTAA
- a CDS encoding MlaD family protein, with product MTDNNEEKLETVVYKPTVKEKKSISFVWILPLIVLSILGWVVYESYSKKGTNISVIFKSAEGLKEGVTPLEYRGLQLGKVTKIAINDLNSVKVNILVNSDVAKYVASEGASFWIKKPTVSLTKISGLGTILSGNKIEISPKYRNIKELEKVNPKYDFIGLDSKPDFDLDEKGYYVSILSSRADLVETETPIFFNKFQIGEIVSKEFRDESVYLKAYIYDKYNDLVNDSSSFVMNKALKVNFGASGMSLEVSSLYSALVGGITVQTPKKDAPKMSKDKYYVLYEDENDLLKKIFFNIKFSTAKGIGKDTVIMYKGIEVGKVEELHLGSDDVIVKAYLFENYKYLLTKNSKFYLEEAEIGLDGIKNLGTVVRGNYLSIDYKKGEESFFFEIEEKDSKKSFSSDVIVTLFSENLNSISNKSKIYFKNIEIGKVLDYTLTKDYKKVKIRAIIKRKYKKLINDKTLFYDMSSKLVELKDLDLNINNIGFKPLLDGAISLVDIKRNEKYTKKSFKLYSSYKDVEELKRVQTEGSFISAYFDNSFEIKENQSINYKNQEIGFVKSIKFDDKKSKVKMFIYSKYKKYITKKSRFYKKGVLKLDASLSGVLFELDNFSSLLNGSIKLDNSSNKSYKNYQIFSSKDSMQNSSNTIKIYFDDVEGLKTEFSKLTYKGVDVGKVTNISLNSKNKVLVKVQIFKDFEKFAKQGTTFYLKKPKLSLNQIENVGSTIMPINIGVQISKQRKVKTTFNGYDNLENVKKAEDGVILKVVSLHPSSVSEDAPIYYKNVQIGKVNKIGLSFDGSKVLLDCLIYNRYKHFVRTDSTFHDISGFKLKFSIFSGTEIKTNTFTSIIKGGLLVVTPYKYHNIATSKDTFILKEDLMEDWEKISPSIKIRD from the coding sequence ATGACTGATAATAATGAAGAGAAATTAGAAACAGTAGTATATAAACCAACAGTAAAAGAAAAAAAATCTATCTCTTTTGTATGGATTTTACCTTTAATAGTTTTATCAATTTTAGGATGGGTAGTGTATGAAAGCTATTCTAAAAAAGGAACAAATATTTCTGTGATTTTTAAAAGTGCAGAAGGACTAAAAGAGGGTGTAACACCTCTAGAATATAGAGGTTTACAACTAGGAAAAGTTACTAAAATAGCAATAAATGATTTGAATAGTGTAAAAGTAAATATTTTAGTAAATAGTGACGTAGCAAAATATGTTGCTTCTGAAGGTGCTAGTTTTTGGATAAAAAAACCAACTGTATCTCTTACAAAAATCTCTGGTCTTGGAACTATTTTAAGTGGAAATAAAATCGAAATCTCACCAAAGTATAGAAACATAAAAGAATTAGAAAAGGTTAATCCAAAATATGATTTTATAGGACTTGATAGTAAACCAGATTTTGATTTAGATGAGAAGGGGTATTATGTCTCAATTCTTTCTTCTAGAGCTGATTTAGTTGAAACTGAAACGCCAATATTTTTTAATAAATTCCAAATTGGAGAAATTGTTTCAAAAGAGTTTAGAGATGAAAGTGTATATCTAAAAGCTTATATTTACGATAAATACAATGATCTTGTAAATGATAGCTCGAGCTTTGTTATGAATAAAGCACTAAAAGTTAATTTTGGAGCATCTGGCATGAGTTTAGAAGTTAGTTCTTTATATTCTGCCCTTGTTGGTGGAATAACAGTTCAAACTCCTAAAAAAGATGCACCTAAAATGTCTAAAGATAAATACTATGTATTATATGAAGATGAAAATGACTTACTAAAAAAGATATTTTTTAATATAAAATTTTCAACTGCAAAAGGTATTGGAAAAGATACTGTTATTATGTATAAAGGAATAGAAGTAGGAAAAGTAGAAGAGTTACACTTAGGTTCTGATGATGTAATTGTAAAAGCTTATTTATTTGAAAATTATAAATATCTTCTAACAAAAAATAGTAAATTTTATTTAGAAGAGGCAGAGATTGGCTTAGATGGGATTAAAAATCTAGGGACAGTTGTACGAGGAAATTATCTTTCAATAGATTATAAAAAAGGTGAAGAGTCTTTCTTTTTTGAGATTGAAGAAAAAGATTCAAAAAAATCTTTTTCAAGTGATGTTATAGTAACTTTATTTAGTGAAAATCTAAATTCAATATCAAATAAATCAAAGATATATTTTAAAAATATTGAGATAGGAAAAGTACTTGATTATACTTTGACAAAAGATTATAAAAAAGTAAAAATAAGAGCAATTATAAAAAGAAAATATAAAAAACTTATAAATGATAAAACACTTTTTTATGATATGAGTTCAAAGCTTGTAGAACTTAAAGATTTAGATTTAAATATAAATAATATAGGTTTTAAACCTCTACTTGATGGAGCAATCTCCCTTGTAGATATAAAAAGAAATGAAAAATATACAAAAAAAAGTTTCAAACTCTATAGCTCTTACAAAGATGTAGAAGAGTTAAAAAGAGTGCAAACCGAAGGTTCTTTTATAAGTGCTTACTTTGATAATAGTTTTGAAATAAAAGAAAATCAATCAATTAACTATAAAAACCAAGAGATAGGTTTTGTAAAATCAATAAAATTTGATGATAAAAAATCAAAAGTAAAGATGTTTATATATTCAAAATATAAAAAATATATCACTAAAAAAAGTAGATTTTATAAAAAAGGTGTACTAAAATTAGATGCTAGTCTAAGTGGAGTATTATTTGAGCTTGATAATTTTTCTTCTCTTTTAAATGGTTCAATAAAGCTCGATAATAGTTCAAATAAGAGTTATAAGAACTATCAAATATTTTCTTCTAAAGATAGTATGCAAAACTCTTCAAATACAATCAAAATATATTTTGATGATGTAGAAGGTTTAAAAACAGAATTTTCTAAATTAACTTATAAAGGTGTTGATGTTGGAAAAGTTACAAATATATCTTTAAACTCAAAAAACAAAGTTTTAGTAAAAGTTCAAATATTTAAAGACTTTGAAAAATTTGCTAAACAAGGAACTACTTTTTATCTTAAAAAACCTAAGCTGTCATTAAACCAAATTGAAAATGTAGGTTCAACTATCATGCCTATAAATATTGGTGTACAAATTAGTAAACAAAGAAAAGTAAAAACTACTTTTAATGGATATGATAATTTAGAAAATGTTAAAAAAGCAGAAGATGGAGTGATTCTAAAAGTTGTCTCTTTACATCCTTCTAGTGTAAGTGAAGATGCTCCAATTTATTATAAAAATGTACAAATAGGAAAAGTAAATAAAATAGGACTAAGTTTTGATGGTTCAAAAGTATTACTTGATTGTCTTATTTACAACAGATATAAACATTTTGTACGTACTGATTCTACTTTTCATGATATAAGTGGTTTTAAATTAAAATTTTCTATCTTTAGTGGAACCGAAATAAAAACAAATACTTTTACATCGATTATAAAAGGTGGACTTTTAGTAGTTACTCCATACAAGTATCATAATATAGCTACTTCAAAAGATACATTTATTTTAAAAGAAGATTTAATGGAAGACTGGGAAAAGATAAGTCCAAGTATTAAAATAAGAGATTAA
- the ybaK gene encoding Cys-tRNA(Pro) deacylase has product MTPAINLLKKNKCDFKIHKYEHDPACTNFGLEAAQKLGLDENRVYKTLLVELNPKELVVGIIPVNCTMSLKNIASALKAKNAKMADKQEAQKVTGYLLGGISPFGQKKRLRTVIDVTALDFETIYVSGGKRGLDIEVSADIVVKLLNAVTYKITS; this is encoded by the coding sequence TTGACACCAGCAATTAATCTTTTGAAAAAAAATAAATGTGATTTTAAAATACATAAGTATGAGCATGACCCAGCTTGTACTAACTTTGGACTAGAAGCTGCACAAAAACTTGGACTTGATGAAAACAGAGTTTATAAAACACTTTTAGTTGAATTAAATCCAAAAGAGTTAGTAGTTGGAATTATTCCTGTAAATTGTACTATGTCTTTAAAAAATATAGCTAGTGCATTAAAAGCAAAAAATGCAAAAATGGCAGACAAACAAGAAGCTCAAAAAGTAACAGGATACTTATTAGGTGGTATTTCTCCTTTTGGACAAAAGAAAAGATTGAGAACAGTTATAGATGTTACTGCACTTGATTTTGAAACAATTTATGTAAGTGGTGGAAAAAGAGGTTTAGATATAGAAGTTTCAGCAGATATTGTAGTAAAATTATTAAATGCTGTAACTTATAAGATTACATCATAA
- a CDS encoding GGDEF domain-containing protein, producing MKTKSANFCNFTTLLSICLVFYISITTYIEHFYNEDGQINSNFFIIKITSLAVLFIVIALIFTYFKTYKKSYIENQIKERTNEILNENQTLKIHAHIDPLTQCLNKKYFNERFDEEFKRAIREKQNISLIIVNIDEFKAFNDIYGRSEGDECLKLVANILVNHCNRPSDLISRFSGDEFYILLPNTKEPKTISNKCVDSVKSLHIPHENSIASNVLTISIGVASIQPEKTFQKDELILTAENSLKNAKRSGRNRVH from the coding sequence ATGAAAACCAAAAGTGCTAATTTTTGTAATTTTACAACTTTACTTTCAATATGTTTGGTTTTCTATATTTCCATAACAACTTATATCGAGCATTTTTATAATGAAGATGGGCAAATTAATAGTAATTTTTTTATCATAAAAATTACTTCACTTGCTGTTTTATTTATTGTGATTGCACTTATTTTTACTTATTTTAAAACTTATAAAAAATCATATATTGAAAACCAAATAAAAGAAAGAACAAATGAAATTTTAAATGAAAATCAGACTTTAAAAATTCATGCACATATTGATCCTTTGACACAATGTTTAAACAAAAAATATTTTAATGAGAGATTTGATGAAGAGTTCAAAAGAGCAATAAGAGAAAAACAGAATATTTCGCTTATTATTGTAAATATTGATGAGTTTAAAGCTTTCAATGATATTTATGGAAGAAGTGAAGGTGATGAATGTTTAAAACTTGTTGCAAATATTTTAGTAAATCATTGTAATCGTCCAAGTGATTTAATATCTAGATTTAGTGGAGATGAATTTTATATTTTACTTCCAAATACAAAAGAACCTAAAACAATATCTAATAAATGTGTTGATTCTGTAAAGTCTTTACATATTCCTCATGAAAATTCTATTGCTTCAAATGTTTTAACTATAAGTATTGGGGTGGCTTCAATACAACCTGAGAAAACTTTTCAAAAAGATGAATTGATTTTAACTGCAGAAAACTCTTTAAAAAATGCAAAAAGAAGTGGACGAAATAGAGTCCACTAA
- a CDS encoding paraquat-inducible protein A → MVLISCKNCHEMYKKEDYTSFKCTSCNHTVRRRVKNSLQVSLALVLTALFLFVPAMVYPMMEVTQLGVEEGSTIIEGVISFLSHGDYFIAIVILTASVIIPLIKLLGLLFIFTSLSINIKMKNKTKLRIFYFIEAIGKWSMIDIYVVALLASVVQLDEIFNIKGGVAATSFSLVVVLTMIAAHRFDTRIIWDD, encoded by the coding sequence ATGGTTTTAATATCTTGTAAAAACTGCCATGAAATGTATAAAAAAGAAGACTATACTTCTTTTAAATGTACTTCTTGTAATCATACTGTTAGACGAAGAGTAAAAAACTCTTTGCAAGTATCTTTGGCTTTAGTTTTAACCGCACTTTTTCTTTTTGTTCCTGCAATGGTTTATCCTATGATGGAAGTAACTCAACTTGGTGTTGAAGAAGGAAGTACAATAATTGAAGGGGTAATCTCTTTTTTAAGCCATGGTGATTACTTTATTGCAATAGTTATTTTAACAGCAAGTGTTATAATACCACTTATAAAACTTCTAGGTTTATTGTTTATCTTTACATCTTTAAGTATAAATATAAAAATGAAAAACAAAACAAAACTAAGAATTTTTTATTTTATTGAAGCAATTGGAAAATGGTCTATGATTGATATATACGTTGTAGCCTTATTAGCTTCAGTAGTACAACTTGATGAAATTTTTAATATAAAAGGTGGAGTTGCAGCCACATCTTTTTCTTTAGTCGTAGTTTTAACAATGATTGCTGCACATAGATTTGATACAAGGATTATTTGGGATGACTGA
- a CDS encoding globin: MQYNITPAQLGQRPQVQLPDPRILQHLGEKGMRKLISDHYDLLKQSNIRGLFPPTDEGFEMAKKHSSDFFIQICGGERHFDKNRGAPRMVGRHAPFAITLEARRIWLESYIMILSTLDMSDELKQSFWNYLDIFSIWMVNTPSESNSQFHS; encoded by the coding sequence ATGCAATACAATATAACGCCAGCACAACTTGGACAAAGGCCTCAAGTACAACTTCCAGACCCTAGAATACTGCAACACTTAGGAGAAAAAGGAATGAGAAAATTAATATCAGACCATTATGATTTACTAAAACAGAGCAATATTAGAGGACTTTTCCCTCCAACAGATGAAGGTTTTGAAATGGCTAAAAAACACTCTTCTGATTTTTTTATTCAAATTTGTGGAGGTGAGCGACATTTTGATAAAAATAGAGGTGCTCCACGTATGGTAGGACGTCATGCCCCATTTGCTATTACTTTAGAAGCTAGAAGAATATGGTTAGAATCTTATATTATGATTTTATCTACTTTAGATATGAGTGATGAATTAAAACAATCATTTTGGAACTACTTGGATATCTTCTCTATTTGGATGGTAAATACTCCATCTGAATCAAATAGTCAATTTCATTCATAA
- a CDS encoding NAD-glutamate dehydrogenase domain-containing protein has translation MGTTSDMNAICSQLLTSKDLEISDELFKEVVDGTIVTQIVENNSSQSIKIYSTYQLFLSSITPILHDIGFMIIDEVTYNIQNSTQLIFVSRFNLRVENDEELKRIINAEDNIEKIITTSLKDSSLVHSKAFSLVLNQNFDLNKIRLVRAFIEYIDQAVLTINSATVLNTLTTHHDITELFVDYFCIKFNPKVKSRKEKLNDLTLKIEEMIKQIPQIIDDRILKLTFSFLQSLLRTNYYLNKETIAFKINTVLFGENLKGLQPNLENFIYHPDFYGVHLRMSNISRGGLRWSDRHDDYRQEVKSLMITQEGKNSIIIPDGSKGGFVINKETADVTKEYFKDIYSMYINANLDLVDNMVNGKVVKHDDMICYDDDDPYFVVAADKGTAAMSDVANDIAISRGYWLGDAFASGGSNGYGHKDLGITARGSIMSTKRFFIEEGIDIYKDSVSVMGIGSMSGDVFGNGLIESDKFKLFAAIGHKEIFVDPDPDLAKSYKERKRLFEAKASGWSHYNKKIISKGGGVYLRSEKEIELTPEIKKLVGTKKKTVSGEELCIMLLTMEVDLLFNGGVGTYVKASDENSIDIGDKQNEAVRVDATDIRARIVSEGGNLGFTQKARIEFALNGGKINIDGIDNAAGVDTSDHEVNLKILLNTIGSHENIGKDETQSTLNSLTEQVVNLVLRSNYNQALAISIDERFSRRYLNDFIKVIEVLENNVVAFNRTSFFIPKNENINDIIDIDGSIVRPVLSSLLSYSKIFVKKLLLESTLVDEQFAVQYLYRYFPKSFVGAYEHELLNHPLRREIIATKMADIIINSQGCTFVSDYEKLGLDRYLLKIKSYLVAKQLFGTKEIRAKIASLDYEMDAEKQYRLINKLEYTLYSSTRWMVKYLKKNQLDAAHILDHKEELFSLLAQVHNQRVDNLIEGDDEFNLFFSVIDYLRFAVPAIVIKANTSHSFKDVVVLFYSLIHEFNILDIIISLNRIKITSRNDMILRNQVLQFIEFIVVHYTKKVLEFQRVNEEPEIAFANFINNEKDSFYRVRDNLDRFMTNENKDIKEIAVAVNQMMVSLL, from the coding sequence ATGGGTACTACATCGGATATGAATGCGATTTGTTCTCAACTTTTGACATCAAAAGATTTGGAGATTTCGGATGAATTATTTAAAGAAGTGGTTGATGGAACTATAGTTACTCAAATAGTTGAAAATAATTCTTCTCAAAGTATAAAAATATATTCTACGTATCAGTTGTTTTTATCATCTATTACTCCAATTTTGCATGATATTGGTTTTATGATTATTGATGAAGTTACATATAATATTCAAAATTCTACACAGTTGATTTTTGTATCAAGATTTAATTTAAGAGTTGAAAATGATGAAGAATTAAAAAGAATTATAAATGCAGAAGATAATATTGAAAAGATAATTACAACTTCGCTAAAAGATTCTTCTTTAGTTCATTCAAAAGCATTTTCATTAGTATTGAATCAAAATTTTGATTTGAATAAAATCAGGCTTGTACGTGCATTTATCGAATATATTGACCAAGCGGTACTTACGATAAATTCTGCAACGGTATTAAATACTCTTACAACACATCATGATATAACAGAACTTTTTGTAGATTATTTTTGTATAAAATTCAATCCAAAAGTAAAGAGTAGAAAAGAAAAATTAAATGATTTAACTTTAAAAATTGAAGAGATGATTAAACAAATACCTCAAATTATTGATGATAGAATATTAAAACTAACATTTTCATTTCTACAATCACTTTTAAGAACAAATTATTATTTAAACAAAGAGACCATTGCTTTTAAAATAAATACAGTTTTATTTGGGGAAAATTTAAAAGGTTTACAACCAAATTTAGAAAACTTTATTTATCATCCTGACTTTTATGGAGTTCATTTAAGAATGAGTAATATTTCAAGGGGTGGATTAAGATGGAGTGATAGACATGATGATTATAGACAAGAAGTAAAATCATTGATGATTACTCAAGAAGGGAAAAACTCTATTATTATCCCTGATGGTTCAAAAGGTGGGTTTGTTATAAATAAAGAAACTGCTGATGTAACTAAAGAGTATTTTAAAGATATTTATTCAATGTACATAAATGCCAACCTTGACTTAGTAGATAATATGGTAAATGGGAAAGTTGTAAAACATGATGATATGATTTGTTATGACGATGATGACCCATATTTTGTAGTTGCGGCTGATAAAGGTACTGCTGCTATGAGTGATGTTGCAAATGATATTGCAATTAGCCGTGGTTATTGGTTAGGTGATGCTTTTGCAAGTGGTGGAAGTAATGGTTATGGTCATAAAGATTTAGGTATAACTGCTCGTGGTTCTATTATGTCTACTAAAAGATTTTTTATAGAAGAAGGGATTGATATTTATAAAGATAGTGTATCTGTTATGGGTATTGGTTCTATGAGTGGTGATGTATTTGGAAATGGACTTATTGAATCTGATAAATTTAAATTATTTGCAGCAATTGGTCATAAAGAAATTTTTGTAGACCCAGATCCAGATTTAGCAAAAAGTTATAAAGAGAGAAAAAGACTTTTTGAGGCAAAAGCTTCTGGATGGAGTCATTATAATAAAAAAATCATTTCTAAAGGTGGTGGAGTTTACTTAAGAAGTGAAAAAGAGATAGAGTTAACACCAGAGATAAAAAAATTAGTAGGTACAAAGAAAAAAACCGTATCAGGTGAAGAACTATGTATTATGCTTCTAACTATGGAAGTAGATTTATTGTTTAACGGTGGAGTTGGAACTTATGTAAAAGCAAGTGATGAAAACTCTATTGATATAGGTGATAAACAAAATGAAGCTGTAAGAGTTGATGCTACAGATATTAGAGCAAGAATTGTAAGTGAAGGTGGAAATCTTGGATTTACGCAAAAAGCTAGAATTGAATTTGCTTTAAATGGTGGTAAAATCAATATCGATGGTATTGATAATGCAGCTGGAGTTGATACTTCAGATCATGAAGTTAACTTAAAAATTTTACTTAATACAATCGGTTCTCATGAAAATATTGGTAAGGATGAAACTCAAAGTACTCTTAACTCTTTAACTGAACAAGTAGTAAATTTAGTTCTTAGAAGTAATTATAATCAAGCTTTAGCAATATCAATAGATGAAAGGTTTTCACGAAGATATCTAAATGATTTTATAAAAGTAATTGAAGTTTTAGAAAATAATGTTGTTGCTTTCAATAGAACTTCATTTTTTATTCCTAAAAATGAAAATATAAACGATATTATTGATATAGATGGTTCAATTGTTAGACCAGTATTAAGTTCACTTTTATCATATTCAAAAATATTTGTAAAAAAATTATTGTTAGAATCAACTTTAGTAGATGAACAATTTGCAGTACAGTATCTATATAGATATTTTCCTAAATCATTTGTTGGGGCGTATGAACATGAATTATTGAATCATCCACTAAGACGTGAAATTATTGCAACAAAAATGGCTGATATTATAATAAACTCACAAGGTTGTACTTTTGTAAGTGATTATGAAAAATTAGGACTTGATAGATATTTATTAAAAATCAAATCATATCTTGTAGCAAAACAGCTATTTGGTACAAAAGAGATAAGAGCAAAAATTGCATCTTTAGATTATGAAATGGATGCAGAAAAACAGTATAGATTGATAAATAAGCTAGAGTATACTTTATATTCAAGTACAAGATGGATGGTTAAATATCTTAAGAAAAATCAACTTGATGCAGCACATATCCTTGACCATAAAGAAGAACTATTCTCTTTATTAGCACAAGTTCATAACCAACGTGTTGATAATTTGATAGAAGGTGATGATGAATTTAATTTATTCTTCTCTGTTATTGATTATTTAAGATTTGCGGTTCCTGCAATTGTTATAAAAGCAAATACAAGCCATTCATTTAAAGATGTAGTTGTTTTATTTTATTCTTTAATCCATGAATTTAATATCTTAGATATTATCATTTCATTAAATAGAATAAAAATCACATCAAGAAATGACATGATATTAAGAAATCAAGTTTTACAGTTTATTGAATTTATTGTTGTTCACTATACAAAAAAAGTATTAGAATTTCAAAGAGTAAATGAAGAACCAGAGATTGCTTTTGCAAACTTTATAAACAATGAAAAAGACTCTTTTTATAGAGTAAGAGATAATCTTGATAGATTTATGACAAATGAAAACAAAGATATAAAAGAGATTGCCGTTGCAGTAAATCAGATGATGGTTTCACTTTTATAA